Part of the Sphingomonas morindae genome, CCAGCGCGCCACCTCCTCGTCCAGCGGGGTCACGCCGGCGCGGGCATCGAAGACGAACAGGGCGACATCCGCCTGGCGCACCGCCGCCTCGGTCTGCACCCGCATCCGCCCGGGCAGCGACTGGGGATCCTCATCCTCGAACCCGGCGGTATCGAACAGGCGGAAACTGAGGCCGAGCAGCTGGCCCTCGCCCTCGCGCCGATCGCGGGTGACGCCGGGCCGATCATCGACCAGCGCGATGCGCTTGCCGACCAGGCGGTTGAACAGCGTCGACTTGCCGACATTGGGGCGGCCGACGATTGCGACGGTAGGGAGACGGGACATGCCCGCGCGCTACCCTATTCCCGCGCCAAACTAAATGGGCTTGCGCGGCGCGGGCCGCCAAGACGCCCGCGCCGCGCCGAGACGGCGGCTCAGCGCCAGGCGGACAGCGTGCCGTCGCTCGCCAGCGTGTAGAGCATGGAATTGGCCACCACCGGCGGCAGATTCACCGGCTTCTTCGAAATCCGCACCTGCGCCGAGACCTTGCCCGTTTCCGGCGCGACATAGGCGAGATCGCCGTCGGTGCTGGTGAGCAGCAGCCGGCCGCCGGCCAGCACCGGCCCGCTCCAGGTGATCTGCTTGGTCTTCTTCTTCGGGTTCTTCCAGCGATCGAGCTGGGTCGTCCAGCGGATCTTGCCCGTGGTGCGCTGGATGCAATAGAGCTGCGCCGTATCGCTCACCACGAACAGCCAGTCCCCGCCCAGCGCCGGGGTGGAGATGCCGCCGATGTTGAGCTCCCACAGCCGCTGGCCGGTGACGAGATCGAGCGCGATGGTGCGGCCGCCCGCGCCCACCGCATAGACGCGCGTATCGTCCACCACCGGGCTCGCATCGACATCGGAGACATCGCCCACCGTCGTCGAGACGCTGGTGCGCGTCAGCGCGTCCTGCCACACGACGCGGCCATTCTCGTAGCGATAGGCATCGAGATCGCCCGAGGAGAAGCCCGCGATCACCGTGCCGCGCGCGATCGCCGGGGCGCCCGCGCCGAACACGCCGGCCGATTGCAGCGGGCCGCTCGCGGTCCATTGCGTGGCGCCATCGGCCTCGTTGAGCGCGTAGAGCTGATTGTCCTGCGTCATCGCATAGACGGCGCCATTGCCGATCGCCGGGGCGCCGCGCATCGGGCCCGCCGGCGTCACCTTCCACTCGATCTTGCCGCTCGCGGCATCGAGTTGCGCCACCTCGCCCAGGCCGTTGGTGGCGTAGAGCTTGCCATTGTCGTAGCTGACACCGCCGCCGAACAGCGACTTGCGGAAGCTCTTGCGCTTCTTGCCGAGCACCAGCCCGACCGGGCCGCCGCGCTTCAGCGCCGGGCCCTCGCGTCCGGCCAGCTGCGCCTTCCACAGCAGTTCGCCGGTGGCGGCGTTGAAGGCGCGCACCGTGGCGGTGGTATCCATGACATAGAGCTTGCCGTCGGCGATCACCGGCGCCGCGCCCAGTCGCGCGCCCGCCTTGGCGCCCTCGAGCCGCGCCGTCCAGACCCGCGCCGGCTGCGCGCCCAGCGCGACATTGCCCATCGCCTTTTGCGGATTGCCGCCCGGCTGCGGCCAGCCGCTATTCACCTCGGCCGGGGGCACCTGCACCGGCGTGTTGGCGAGACCGGGATCGGAGCTTGCGCCCTCCTCCACCGTCAGCACCGGCACACGCTCGCCCAGCACCGCCGTCTTGGGCTTGCCGTCGCCATGGCCCTTGAAGATACCGCATCCCGACAGCAGCAGCACCGCCGTCATCGCCGCCAAAGGCTTTCGCATCGCCCGCCCGCTCATCATCATCGGTTTAAAATCCTTAGCCCCTGTCAGGACCGGCCGCTGTCGGCAGGCTGAACGTCCCGGCCGAGATCGGCGGCAAGCTGGGCGACGCGGCCGCGCAGCGATTGCGGCACGCTCCGGTCCTTGGCCACTTCCGCGAAGCTTTGCGCGGCCTCTTTGGTCTGGCCGAGCTTCATCTGCGCCAGCCCGGTCAGCTCGCCCGCCGATCCGAACCAGGCGGTGCCAGGCACCATCAGCGGCTTGAGCCGGGCGATCACCGTGCCCGGCGGCAGCGTATCGAAGGCGAGCGCGGTGGCGCGGACCAGCGCCAGATCGCGCACCGGCTGCGGCGCGCCGGCATCGTTGGCGACGGCCATGAATTTGGTCGCGGCGTCGCCATTCTTGCCGTCGCGGATCAGCGCATCGGCCTGCAACACGCCGGCGAGCGCGGCATAGCCGGCGCTGCCATCCTGCTCCAGCGTGGCGAGCT contains:
- a CDS encoding outer membrane protein assembly factor BamB family protein, translating into MMMSGRAMRKPLAAMTAVLLLSGCGIFKGHGDGKPKTAVLGERVPVLTVEEGASSDPGLANTPVQVPPAEVNSGWPQPGGNPQKAMGNVALGAQPARVWTARLEGAKAGARLGAAPVIADGKLYVMDTTATVRAFNAATGELLWKAQLAGREGPALKRGGPVGLVLGKKRKSFRKSLFGGGVSYDNGKLYATNGLGEVAQLDAASGKIEWKVTPAGPMRGAPAIGNGAVYAMTQDNQLYALNEADGATQWTASGPLQSAGVFGAGAPAIARGTVIAGFSSGDLDAYRYENGRVVWQDALTRTSVSTTVGDVSDVDASPVVDDTRVYAVGAGGRTIALDLVTGQRLWELNIGGISTPALGGDWLFVVSDTAQLYCIQRTTGKIRWTTQLDRWKNPKKKTKQITWSGPVLAGGRLLLTSTDGDLAYVAPETGKVSAQVRISKKPVNLPPVVANSMLYTLASDGTLSAWR
- a CDS encoding tetratricopeptide repeat protein, producing the protein MARSPHSNEAFFREVDDEVRREKMTVAARRYGLIAAALVVIGLIAFGGWLFWQHHRDVRAGENGEVLTAAMTALGAGNSAAAKTKLATLEQDGSAGYAALAGVLQADALIRDGKNGDAATKFMAVANDAGAPQPVRDLALVRATALAFDTLPPGTVIARLKPLMVPGTAWFGSAGELTGLAQMKLGQTKEAAQSFAEVAKDRSVPQSLRGRVAQLAADLGRDVQPADSGRS